A genomic region of Rhodococcus pyridinivorans contains the following coding sequences:
- a CDS encoding DUF881 domain-containing protein, with protein sequence MSRAWERIRRNPVPSLLKSLLEDHLDPGYAASAADRAAGRSSTSPSASRAWLGAGVLLAGLVIGIAYAHNADVQAGTDSTRVEILDSLRAGDERITALTAQRDELGAAVDERRTALFSDGGDGATILDRLRDAEAAAAATPVRGPGITVTLTEPTARPNLSDAARIEDRPTALVLDRDLQSVVNALWAAGAEAVEVGGVRVGPGVTIRQAGGAMLVDNRPVFSPYTVSAVGSPSRLQTTFVVSDAYLRIAGIQQLYGVGFTLAEEDDLEFPAATVRKLGSSGETGYR encoded by the coding sequence ATGAGCCGCGCGTGGGAACGCATCCGGCGCAATCCGGTGCCCTCGCTCCTGAAGTCGCTCCTCGAGGATCATCTCGACCCCGGCTACGCTGCGTCCGCCGCGGACCGGGCTGCGGGGCGCTCGAGCACCTCTCCGAGCGCGTCGCGCGCGTGGCTCGGCGCCGGAGTTCTCCTCGCCGGCCTCGTGATCGGCATCGCGTACGCGCACAACGCCGACGTGCAGGCCGGCACCGACAGCACCCGCGTCGAGATCCTCGACTCCCTCCGGGCAGGGGATGAACGCATCACCGCGCTCACTGCACAGCGGGACGAACTCGGTGCCGCGGTCGACGAACGACGCACCGCCCTGTTCTCCGACGGAGGCGACGGCGCGACCATCCTCGACCGACTCCGCGACGCCGAGGCCGCAGCCGCGGCAACACCGGTGCGCGGTCCGGGGATCACGGTCACCCTCACCGAACCCACCGCGCGACCGAACCTGTCGGATGCGGCGCGAATCGAGGACCGACCCACCGCGCTCGTCCTCGACCGCGACCTGCAGTCGGTCGTCAACGCGCTGTGGGCGGCCGGTGCGGAGGCCGTAGAGGTCGGGGGCGTGCGGGTGGGTCCCGGGGTGACCATCCGGCAGGCCGGGGGAGCGATGCTCGTCGACAACCGGCCCGTATTCTCCCCGTACACGGTCTCGGCGGTGGGATCTCCCTCCCGACTGCAGACGACCTTCGTCGTCAGCGACGCCTACCTGCGCATCGCGGGGATACAGCAGCTCTACGGGGTGGGATTCACCCTCGCAGAGGAGGACGATCTCGAGTTTCCGGCCGCCACGGTCCGGAAACTCGGCAGCAGTGGAGAAACGGGGTACAGGTGA
- a CDS encoding small basic family protein — protein sequence MKRLEHGHALYAVLALAIGIGAGIVFSPQVPDVVQPYLPIAVVAALDTVFGGLRAYLDDIFDAKVFVVSFVFNVLVAALIVWLGDQLGVGTQLSTAVIVVLGIRIFGNAAALRRRLFGA from the coding sequence GTGAAGCGACTCGAACACGGTCACGCGCTCTACGCGGTGCTCGCACTGGCGATCGGGATCGGCGCCGGAATCGTGTTCAGCCCACAGGTACCCGATGTCGTGCAGCCCTACCTGCCCATCGCGGTGGTCGCCGCGCTCGACACGGTCTTCGGCGGTCTGCGCGCCTATCTCGACGACATCTTCGACGCGAAGGTGTTCGTGGTGTCGTTCGTCTTCAACGTCCTCGTCGCCGCCCTGATCGTGTGGCTCGGCGACCAGCTCGGCGTGGGCACCCAGTTGTCGACCGCGGTCATCGTCGTCCTCGGCATCCGCATCTTCGGAAACGCTGCAGCCCTACGTCGTCGCCTGTTCGGGGCCTGA
- a CDS encoding DUF881 domain-containing protein yields MTEPQQPGPAPDTGATPETGTARATRSQRVFLVLAAILVVLLGAGIATQVRTTDTGDDLDSARPADLLVLLDNLNRREAALRQEITELERTLSSLEQEGSEAALEEARTRLYTLSAQLGTEPATGPGVVLTVDDPREGVGSEVLLDMIQELRAAGADTMQIAGANGETVRIGVDSWVTGPGGDIVVDDRRLDAPYTVTAIGDGPTLAAALNIPGGVVDTVARAGGSLSVEQSPQVEVSALREIEPRQYSQPGN; encoded by the coding sequence GTGACCGAACCGCAACAACCCGGCCCCGCACCCGACACCGGCGCAACGCCCGAAACCGGCACTGCGCGCGCCACCCGATCGCAACGCGTCTTCCTCGTCCTCGCGGCGATTCTCGTCGTCCTGCTCGGCGCCGGCATCGCCACCCAGGTGCGTACGACCGATACCGGCGACGACCTCGACTCGGCGCGCCCTGCGGACCTGCTCGTGCTGCTCGACAACCTCAATCGCCGCGAAGCCGCTCTCCGCCAGGAGATCACCGAACTCGAGCGCACCCTCTCGAGTCTCGAACAGGAAGGCTCGGAAGCGGCACTCGAGGAAGCCCGCACGCGCCTGTACACGCTGTCGGCGCAACTCGGCACCGAACCCGCCACCGGGCCCGGAGTGGTTCTCACCGTCGACGATCCGCGCGAGGGTGTCGGATCGGAGGTGCTGCTCGACATGATCCAGGAGCTGCGCGCGGCGGGTGCCGACACGATGCAGATCGCCGGGGCGAACGGTGAGACCGTGCGCATCGGGGTCGATTCGTGGGTCACCGGACCGGGCGGCGACATCGTCGTCGACGACCGCCGACTCGATGCTCCGTACACCGTCACCGCCATCGGTGACGGACCGACTCTCGCCGCCGCGCTGAACATTCCCGGCGGAGTGGTCGACACGGTCGCCCGTGCGGGCGGATCATTGTCCGTAGAACAGTCTCCGCAGGTGGAGGTGTCCGCCTTGCGGGAGATCGAGCCACGCCAATACTCTCAGCCCGGTAACTGA
- the gcvH gene encoding glycine cleavage system protein GcvH — protein MTDFATPEDLRYTPEHEWVRRTGATTVRIGITDYAQSQLGDVVFVQLPEAGAEIAAGESFGEVESTKSVSDVFAPLTAKVTAVNMELDANPELVNSSPYEDGWLVDVEMGSENDLDEALAETLDAEGYRGITEG, from the coding sequence TTGACCGATTTCGCGACACCCGAGGATCTGCGGTACACCCCCGAGCACGAGTGGGTGCGCAGGACGGGCGCGACGACCGTGCGCATCGGGATCACCGACTACGCACAGTCCCAACTCGGCGACGTGGTCTTCGTGCAGCTGCCCGAGGCGGGCGCCGAGATCGCCGCCGGCGAGTCCTTCGGAGAGGTCGAGTCCACCAAGAGCGTGTCGGACGTGTTCGCGCCGCTGACCGCGAAGGTGACCGCCGTCAACATGGAACTCGACGCGAATCCCGAACTGGTGAACAGCAGCCCGTACGAGGACGGCTGGCTCGTCGACGTGGAGATGGGCAGCGAGAACGACCTCGACGAGGCGCTCGCGGAGACGCTCGACGCGGAAGGTTACCGCGGGATCACGGAAGGCTGA
- the garA gene encoding glycogen accumulation regulator GarA, with product MSENGNAGYEETPAETTSVFRADFLNEVEGAGSATTEAPVSGVEGLPAGSALLVVKRGPNAGSRFLLDQPTTSAGRHPDSDIFLDDVTVSRRHAEFRQDEGEFQVVDVGSLNGTYVNREPVDSAVLANGDEVQIGKFRLVFLTGPRGNQGAGS from the coding sequence GTGAGCGAGAACGGCAACGCGGGTTACGAGGAGACTCCTGCAGAGACCACTTCGGTATTTCGCGCCGACTTCCTGAACGAAGTGGAGGGCGCGGGTTCGGCCACCACCGAAGCGCCCGTCTCGGGTGTCGAGGGCCTGCCCGCCGGATCGGCGCTGCTGGTCGTCAAGCGGGGGCCCAATGCAGGATCGCGCTTCCTGCTCGACCAGCCCACCACCTCGGCGGGTCGGCATCCCGACAGCGACATCTTCCTCGACGACGTGACCGTCAGCCGTCGGCACGCCGAGTTCCGCCAGGACGAGGGCGAATTCCAGGTCGTCGACGTGGGAAGCCTCAACGGCACCTACGTCAACCGCGAGCCGGTCGACTCCGCCGTTCTCGCGAACGGCGACGAGGTGCAGATCGGCAAGTTCCGGCTGGTGTTCCTGACCGGTCCGCGAGGTAACCAGGGCGCAGGTAGCTGA
- the ftsR gene encoding transcriptional regulator FtsR, which translates to MTAARQPAPAGMSIGSVLDRLRPEFPDVTISKIRFLEAEGLISPERTPSGYRRFSIADCERLRYVLTAQRDQYLPLKVIKEQLEAIDRGAATVGSVETRITRPRPLAVARGEVSPEDLRTDREIRVSREDLCTRAGIDAAFLTELVGAGLLKPGPAGFFDEDAVLLARTAKAMAEFGLEVRHLRAFKLAADREAALVAQIAGPIAKGRDAGARQRAEEMVRELAALSLTLHTCLVKAAVQGALDR; encoded by the coding sequence ATGACCGCGGCCCGCCAGCCGGCGCCGGCCGGAATGTCGATCGGGTCGGTGCTCGACCGCCTGCGTCCGGAATTTCCGGACGTGACGATCTCGAAGATCCGGTTCCTCGAGGCCGAGGGACTGATCAGCCCGGAACGCACACCCTCGGGCTACCGCCGCTTCTCGATCGCCGATTGCGAGCGTCTGCGGTACGTGCTCACCGCGCAGCGCGATCAGTACCTTCCGCTCAAGGTGATCAAGGAGCAGCTCGAGGCGATCGACCGCGGCGCCGCCACGGTGGGATCGGTCGAGACCCGGATCACCCGGCCGCGTCCGCTGGCGGTGGCCCGCGGCGAGGTCTCGCCGGAGGATCTGCGCACCGATCGCGAGATCCGGGTGAGCCGCGAGGATCTGTGCACCCGTGCCGGGATCGACGCGGCCTTCCTCACCGAGCTGGTGGGGGCGGGCCTGCTCAAGCCGGGCCCGGCCGGTTTCTTCGACGAGGACGCGGTGCTGCTCGCCCGCACGGCGAAGGCGATGGCGGAGTTCGGCCTCGAGGTTCGGCACCTGCGGGCGTTCAAGCTCGCCGCCGACCGCGAGGCCGCGCTCGTCGCTCAGATCGCCGGCCCGATCGCGAAGGGCCGCGACGCCGGGGCACGGCAGCGCGCCGAGGAGATGGTGCGCGAACTGGCCGCACTGTCGTTGACATTGCACACCTGCCTGGTGAAAGCGGCGGTGCAAGGAGCCCTCGACCGTTAG
- a CDS encoding bifunctional nuclease family protein, with protein MSEMRIVGIRIEQPQNQPVLLLREVDGDRYLPIWIGQNEATAIALEQQGVEPARPLTHDLIKNLLEAFGRNLREVRIVDLREGTFYADLVFDGGMRVSCRPSDGVAVALRIGAPVHVEEPVLTEAGLVMPDEREDEVEKFKEFLDSVSPDDFKATDG; from the coding sequence ATGAGCGAGATGCGGATAGTAGGGATTCGTATCGAACAGCCGCAGAACCAGCCTGTCCTCCTGCTGCGGGAGGTCGACGGCGATCGGTATCTGCCGATCTGGATCGGGCAGAACGAAGCGACCGCCATCGCCCTCGAACAGCAGGGGGTCGAACCGGCACGGCCGCTGACCCACGACCTGATCAAGAACCTCCTCGAGGCGTTCGGTCGCAACCTCCGCGAGGTGCGCATCGTCGACCTGCGCGAAGGGACGTTCTACGCGGATCTGGTCTTCGACGGAGGGATGCGTGTTTCCTGCCGGCCCTCCGACGGGGTCGCGGTGGCCTTGCGCATCGGCGCGCCGGTCCACGTCGAGGAACCGGTGCTCACCGAGGCAGGACTGGTCATGCCCGACGAACGGGAGGACGAGGTCGAGAAGTTCAAGGAGTTCCTCGACTCCGTCTCGCCCGACGATTTCAAGGCGACGGACGGCTGA
- a CDS encoding MerR family transcriptional regulator, whose protein sequence is MRDRTKGQPLGVDSGDRSNPAPRTNETDEIQPGLFPDNSAPDELVGYRVPIACQIAGISYRQLDYWARTNLVVPSIRGAAGSGSQRLYSFKDILVLKIVKRLLDTGVSLQNIRVAVDHLRSRGVGDLAKITLFSDGTTVYECTSPEEVVDLLQGGQGVFGIAVSGAMRELTGSIADFPAERADGGGVEERPEDELASRRRERINRRIG, encoded by the coding sequence GTGCGAGATCGGACGAAGGGACAGCCACTCGGCGTCGATTCCGGCGATCGCTCGAATCCGGCGCCGCGGACGAACGAGACCGACGAGATCCAACCGGGCCTGTTTCCGGACAACTCGGCGCCCGACGAGCTCGTCGGCTACCGCGTGCCCATCGCCTGCCAGATCGCAGGAATCAGCTACCGCCAGCTCGACTACTGGGCCCGCACGAATCTGGTCGTACCGTCCATCCGCGGGGCTGCCGGTTCCGGTAGCCAACGGCTGTACTCGTTCAAGGACATCCTCGTCCTCAAGATCGTCAAGCGCCTGCTCGACACCGGCGTCTCGCTGCAGAACATCCGCGTCGCCGTCGACCATCTCCGCAGCCGTGGGGTGGGCGACCTCGCGAAGATCACTCTTTTCTCCGACGGCACCACCGTCTACGAATGTACGTCGCCCGAAGAGGTCGTCGACCTGCTGCAGGGCGGGCAGGGCGTCTTCGGGATCGCGGTGAGCGGCGCGATGCGCGAGCTCACCGGCAGCATCGCCGATTTCCCCGCCGAACGCGCCGACGGCGGCGGCGTCGAGGAACGCCCCGAGGACGAACTGGCGTCGCGTCGCCGCGAACGCATCAACCGCCGCATCGGCTGA
- the gcvP gene encoding aminomethyl-transferring glycine dehydrogenase, translating into MTDAVTSNFADRHIGPDTAGLNRILDVVGVDSLDALATAAVPAAILDDRADNVPTGLDVLDAPRSEHDVLAELKALASQNTVATSMIGHGYYDTLTPPVLLRNIIENPAWYTAYTPYQPEISQGRLEALLNFQTMVADLTGMEIANSSMLDEATAAAEAMTLLRRANRKSKSPRLVVDVDLFAQTAAVLATRAEPLGIEIVTVDLAADGLPEGEFFGVILQVPGASGRIIDAAPIIAAAHGRGALVAIGADLLAMTLITPAGEQGADACFGTTQRFGVPMGFGGPHAGYLAVGSAHTRTLPGRLVGVSVDADGNPAYRLALQTREQHIRREKATSNICTAQVLLAVLAAMYASYHGAEGLTGIARRVAGHARRLADGLRAGGVEVVHDEFFDTVLVRVPGRVDAVLAAALEAGINLHRVDDDHVSISCDEATTAAHVDAVLRAFGVTAGDAAEGTALPQALARTSEFLQHAAFTRYRTETAMMRYLRRLSDKDLALDRTMIPLGSCTMKLNAAAEMEAITWPEFAGLHPFAPADQTAGIRRLIADLEGWLAAVTGYDAVSLQPNAGSQGEYAGLLAIRHYHLDRGDTDRDICLIPSSAHGTNAASAVMAGMRVEVVACRPNGDVDLDDLRAKIADHGARLAAIMITYPSTHGVYEHDIADICGAVHDAGGQVYIDGANLNALVGLARPGKFGGDVSHLNLHKTFCIPHGGGGPGVGPIGVRSHLAPYLPGHPAEPGLGGAGPVSAAPYGSASILPITWAYIKMMGAEGLRRASLTAIASANYIARRLDEYFPVLYTGETGMVAHECILDLRPLTKATGVTVDDVAKRLADYGFHAPTMSFPVAGTLMVEPTESEDIAELDAFIDAMISIRSEIDRVGAGEWPVDDNPLRGAPHTAECLVGEWNHPYSREIAVFPMGKSRAKVWPAVRRIDGAHGDRNLVCACPPLEAYSG; encoded by the coding sequence ATGACAGATGCCGTCACCTCGAACTTCGCCGATCGCCACATCGGCCCCGACACCGCCGGCCTGAACCGGATCCTCGACGTCGTGGGAGTCGATTCCCTCGACGCCCTCGCCACCGCCGCGGTGCCGGCCGCCATCCTCGACGACCGTGCAGACAACGTGCCGACCGGCCTCGACGTCCTCGACGCGCCCCGCTCCGAGCACGACGTACTCGCCGAACTGAAGGCACTCGCGTCGCAGAACACCGTGGCGACGTCGATGATCGGCCACGGCTACTACGACACGCTCACGCCGCCCGTGCTGCTGCGCAACATCATCGAGAACCCCGCCTGGTACACGGCCTACACCCCCTACCAGCCGGAGATCAGCCAGGGACGCCTCGAGGCGCTGCTGAACTTCCAGACCATGGTCGCCGACCTGACCGGCATGGAGATCGCGAACTCGTCGATGCTCGACGAGGCCACCGCCGCTGCCGAGGCCATGACCCTGCTGCGCCGCGCAAACCGCAAGTCCAAGAGCCCGCGCCTGGTCGTCGACGTCGACCTGTTCGCGCAGACCGCCGCGGTGCTGGCGACCCGCGCCGAACCGCTCGGTATCGAGATCGTCACCGTCGACCTCGCTGCCGACGGACTTCCCGAGGGCGAGTTCTTCGGCGTGATCCTCCAGGTGCCCGGCGCTTCGGGCCGCATCATCGACGCCGCTCCGATCATCGCGGCGGCCCACGGCCGCGGCGCGCTCGTCGCCATCGGCGCCGACCTGCTGGCCATGACCTTGATCACCCCGGCCGGGGAGCAGGGTGCCGACGCGTGCTTCGGCACCACCCAGCGGTTCGGTGTGCCGATGGGCTTCGGCGGGCCGCACGCCGGCTACCTCGCCGTCGGTAGCGCCCACACCCGCACCCTGCCCGGACGCCTCGTCGGTGTCTCGGTGGACGCGGACGGCAACCCGGCCTACCGCCTCGCGTTGCAGACCCGTGAGCAGCACATCCGCCGTGAGAAGGCCACCAGCAACATCTGCACCGCCCAGGTGCTCCTCGCCGTGCTCGCGGCCATGTACGCCTCGTACCACGGCGCCGAAGGCCTCACCGGCATCGCCCGCCGCGTCGCCGGGCACGCCCGCCGCCTCGCCGACGGTCTGCGCGCCGGTGGCGTCGAGGTTGTCCACGATGAGTTCTTCGACACCGTCCTCGTGCGCGTCCCGGGGCGTGTCGACGCCGTGCTCGCCGCCGCCCTCGAGGCCGGCATCAACCTGCACCGGGTCGACGACGATCACGTGTCGATCTCGTGCGACGAGGCCACCACCGCGGCGCACGTCGACGCGGTCCTGCGCGCCTTCGGCGTCACCGCCGGGGACGCCGCCGAGGGAACGGCGCTGCCGCAGGCCCTTGCCCGCACCAGCGAGTTCCTGCAGCATGCGGCGTTCACCCGCTACCGCACCGAGACCGCGATGATGCGTTACCTGCGGCGCCTGTCCGACAAGGACCTCGCCCTCGACCGGACGATGATCCCGCTGGGCTCGTGCACGATGAAGCTCAACGCCGCCGCCGAGATGGAAGCCATCACCTGGCCCGAGTTCGCGGGTCTGCACCCCTTCGCTCCGGCGGATCAGACGGCGGGGATCCGCCGCCTCATCGCCGACCTCGAAGGCTGGCTCGCCGCGGTGACGGGGTACGACGCCGTGAGCCTGCAGCCCAACGCCGGCAGCCAGGGCGAGTACGCGGGTCTGCTCGCGATCCGTCACTACCACCTCGATCGCGGCGACACCGATCGGGACATCTGCCTGATCCCGTCGAGCGCGCACGGCACCAATGCCGCATCCGCCGTGATGGCGGGCATGCGTGTCGAGGTCGTCGCGTGCCGCCCGAACGGGGATGTCGATCTCGACGACCTGCGCGCCAAGATCGCCGACCACGGTGCGCGCCTGGCCGCGATCATGATCACCTATCCGTCCACGCACGGTGTGTACGAGCACGACATCGCCGACATCTGCGGTGCCGTGCACGACGCCGGCGGTCAGGTGTACATCGACGGTGCCAACCTCAACGCTCTCGTGGGTCTGGCGCGGCCGGGCAAGTTCGGGGGCGATGTGAGCCACCTGAACCTGCACAAGACGTTCTGCATCCCGCACGGTGGCGGCGGTCCGGGTGTCGGCCCGATCGGCGTCCGTTCGCATCTGGCCCCGTACCTGCCGGGCCATCCGGCGGAGCCGGGACTCGGGGGAGCGGGACCGGTCTCGGCGGCGCCCTACGGATCGGCGTCGATCCTGCCGATCACCTGGGCGTACATCAAGATGATGGGTGCCGAGGGGCTGCGTCGCGCGTCGCTGACGGCGATCGCGTCGGCCAACTACATCGCGCGTCGTCTCGACGAGTACTTCCCGGTGCTGTACACGGGGGAGACCGGCATGGTCGCCCACGAGTGCATCCTCGATCTGCGTCCGCTGACGAAAGCGACGGGGGTGACGGTCGACGACGTCGCGAAGCGTCTGGCCGACTACGGCTTCCACGCGCCGACGATGAGCTTCCCGGTGGCCGGCACCCTCATGGTCGAGCCCACCGAGAGCGAGGACATCGCCGAACTCGACGCGTTCATCGACGCGATGATCTCGATCCGCAGTGAGATCGACCGGGTCGGGGCAGGGGAGTGGCCGGTGGACGACAATCCGCTGCGCGGCGCTCCGCACACCGCGGAATGCCTGGTGGGCGAGTGGAACCACCCGTATTCGCGGGAGATCGCGGTGTTCCCGATGGGGAAGAGCCGAGCCAAGGTTTGGCCGGCGGTGCGGCGTATCGACGGCGCACACGGCGACCGGAACCTGGTGTGCGCGTGCCCGCCCCTGGAGGCGTACAGCGGCTGA
- a CDS encoding metallophosphoesterase, translating to MLRLLVVGVFLALLTYLLHRRLVRAPGLPRPAALAADLVLVVLFVLTLGASGVGTVLDPAWARPIGFLGWSWLAVVLYLMLGLLLIGVALFVARLARRGQPRPITEDGTVETPGRGLRIATAVLVVAAVAAVGYGTIEADRPQIVTVPVALQDLPAGFDGARIALVTDLHVGPSRGADFVQGVVDLVAEEQPDLIVLGGDLADGTVELVGSDLEPLRQLQAPLGVYGVSGNHEYYSDDAESWLNHWETLGVRTLRNDHVVLERDGDVVALAGVHDYTAPEPHHPDMPAALAGIADGTPVILAAHQPRHVDEARELGVDLQLSGHTHGGQMWPLRPFVSLANPTVTGLDRFGDTQIYTSQGTGAWGPPVRVGTPPEISVLELTAAN from the coding sequence GTGCTCCGACTTCTCGTCGTGGGGGTCTTCCTTGCCCTCCTCACCTACCTGCTGCATCGACGACTCGTCCGGGCACCCGGCCTGCCGCGACCTGCCGCACTCGCCGCCGATCTCGTCCTCGTCGTCCTGTTCGTGCTCACGCTCGGCGCCTCCGGGGTGGGCACGGTGCTCGATCCTGCCTGGGCCCGCCCCATCGGGTTCCTCGGCTGGAGTTGGTTGGCGGTGGTGCTGTACCTGATGCTCGGGCTCCTGCTCATCGGAGTCGCGTTGTTCGTCGCCCGCCTCGCCCGACGCGGGCAACCCCGGCCGATCACCGAGGACGGCACGGTCGAGACCCCGGGACGGGGGCTGCGTATCGCGACCGCCGTGCTCGTCGTGGCCGCGGTCGCCGCCGTCGGATACGGCACGATCGAGGCCGACCGGCCGCAGATCGTCACTGTGCCCGTCGCCCTGCAGGACCTGCCTGCCGGCTTCGACGGTGCCCGCATCGCGCTCGTCACCGACCTGCACGTCGGACCCTCCCGCGGAGCCGACTTCGTGCAAGGTGTCGTCGACCTCGTCGCCGAGGAGCAACCCGACCTGATCGTGCTCGGCGGCGACCTCGCCGACGGCACCGTCGAACTCGTCGGCTCCGATCTCGAACCGCTCCGGCAACTGCAGGCCCCGCTCGGGGTGTACGGCGTCAGCGGCAACCACGAGTACTACTCCGACGACGCCGAATCGTGGCTGAACCACTGGGAGACGCTCGGTGTACGCACCCTGCGGAACGACCATGTCGTCCTCGAGCGGGACGGCGACGTCGTCGCGCTCGCCGGCGTCCACGACTACACCGCCCCCGAACCGCACCACCCCGACATGCCCGCCGCCCTCGCCGGCATCGCGGACGGTACCCCGGTGATCCTCGCCGCCCACCAGCCGCGGCACGTCGACGAGGCACGCGAGCTCGGAGTCGACCTGCAACTGTCCGGGCACACCCACGGCGGACAGATGTGGCCGCTGCGGCCGTTCGTCTCCCTGGCCAACCCGACCGTCACCGGACTCGACCGCTTCGGCGACACGCAGATCTACACGTCCCAGGGCACCGGCGCGTGGGGACCGCCCGTGCGGGTCGGCACTCCACCGGAGATCTCCGTCCTCGAGCTGACCGCCGCGAACTGA